One segment of Acropora muricata isolate sample 2 chromosome 8, ASM3666990v1, whole genome shotgun sequence DNA contains the following:
- the LOC136926952 gene encoding uncharacterized protein, with amino-acid sequence MVLKYKDKDIATLDEIQKLKAKDLRDILKSHSESTGGMKAGLVLKVYALLMRHVLPSSNANSGENEEVPSTQDQEQGQDECDFKYEETMRRISALGWSSDLRDLPEMNFIQLYDYLVVSTRKYRHIVLKGTHYKKLKSYQFFFEGHVKKLETKLFENKTYVRANVLPSMKRTPYRVVVEFAPACDVLRAACTCPAGLGLHGYGKCNHVGGVLFAIEDFIRRGLQHNTEPLTCTSRLSVWVVPRNQSVGAKPLDKVLIRKIRFGKKNIRTQPKIINFDPRAPHQRTRDEEGFKKFCENLQDCVPSSSFFLFHDLKSKQRL; translated from the coding sequence atggTTTTGAAATACAAAGACAAAGACATAGCGACTCTGGATGAAATCCAAAAGCTCAAGGCAAAAGATCTGCGAGATATTTTGAAATCTCACTCCGAATCAACGGGCGGAATGAAGGCTGGTTTAGTGCTGAAAGTGTATGCCTTATTGATGCGACATGTTTTGCCATCGTCTAATGCAAATAGCGGGGAAAATGAAGAAGTTCCTTCAACTCAGGACCAAGAGCAAGGTCAAGACGAATGCGACTTCAAATACGAAGAGACCATGAGAAGGATTTCAGCTCTTGGATGGTCAAGCGATCTTCGGGATTTGCCGGAGATGAACTTTATTCAGCTATACGACTACCTCGTTGTTTCCACTCGCAAATATCGCCACATAGTTTTGAAAGGAACACACTACAAAAAACTGAAGTcgtatcaattttttttcgaagGACACGTTAAAAAGTTGGAAACTaaactttttgaaaacaaaacttatgTAAGAGCGAACGTTCTTCCCTCAATGAAGAGGACGCCATACAGAGTTGTCGTCGAGTTTGCACCTGCTTGCGATGTTTTGCGCGCGGCATGTACTTGTCCTGCTGGTCTCGGGCTGCATGGCTACGGCAAATGCAACCACGTTGGAGGGGTGCTCTTTGCCATCGAAGATTTTATTAGAAGAGGTTTGCAGCATAACACAGAGCCTCTAACATGCACGTCACGACTGTCGGTGTGGGTTGTACCAAGAAATCAAAGTGTTGGAGCGAAGCCGCTTGACAAAGTGTTGATCCGCAAAATACGATTCGGGAAAAAGAACATCAGAACACAACCCAAAATAATAAACTTCGATCCTAGGGCTCCACATCAGCGAACCCGTGACGAAGAAGGATTTAAAAAGTTCTGCGAAAACCTCCAGGACTGTGTGCCCTCGagttccttctttctttttcatgatCTTAAGTcaaaacaacggctctag